A stretch of the Parabacteroides timonensis genome encodes the following:
- a CDS encoding glycoside hydrolase family 27 protein, translating to MMKFFLLVACLLAFWTETSAQMFFGEKKQVADSVFNSLAQTPPMGWNSWNKFGCNVSESLLKEIADAMVTSGMKDAGYEYIVIDDCWQVGRDEQGNIQVDSVRFPSGMKVLADYIHGKGLKLGIYSCAGSYTCQGRPGSRGYQFQDARQYAAWGVDYLKYDWCSNEGQKAEAAYRTMSDALKASGRPIVFSICEWGENEPWTWGKGIGHLWRVTADIRDCYQCKFDWGGVGVLDIIDIMAELYPYAGPGHWNDAEMLEVGNGGMTHDENITHFSMWCMLATPLMAGNDLRKMDTETREILTNKEAIAVNQDSLGQQARRFMDMGEKEIWAKPLANGELAVCFLNRTEQVWKLDHDWKRQTIYFANDVNIHKQEYVVRDLWQHKDLGTTKEHTKYDIPGHGVLMVRLSPKK from the coding sequence ATGATGAAATTTTTTTTATTGGTAGCATGTTTACTGGCATTTTGGACTGAAACTTCTGCCCAGATGTTTTTTGGAGAAAAGAAACAAGTTGCGGATTCTGTGTTTAATTCATTAGCACAAACTCCGCCAATGGGGTGGAATAGCTGGAATAAGTTTGGTTGTAATGTCAGTGAAAGCCTGTTGAAGGAAATAGCGGATGCTATGGTGACATCGGGTATGAAAGATGCCGGTTATGAATATATTGTGATTGATGACTGTTGGCAGGTTGGACGTGATGAACAGGGAAATATCCAGGTCGATTCTGTACGTTTTCCAAGTGGTATGAAAGTATTAGCCGACTATATACATGGTAAAGGTCTTAAACTGGGAATCTATTCCTGTGCCGGTTCATATACTTGTCAGGGCCGGCCGGGAAGTCGTGGATACCAGTTTCAGGATGCACGCCAATATGCGGCATGGGGCGTCGATTATCTGAAATATGACTGGTGTTCGAATGAAGGACAAAAAGCCGAAGCTGCTTATCGTACGATGAGTGATGCTTTGAAAGCAAGTGGTCGCCCTATTGTATTCAGCATTTGCGAATGGGGTGAAAATGAACCCTGGACATGGGGGAAAGGTATTGGTCACCTCTGGCGTGTGACGGCTGATATACGCGACTGTTATCAATGTAAATTTGATTGGGGAGGTGTCGGAGTGCTGGACATTATCGATATTATGGCTGAATTATATCCGTATGCAGGGCCGGGACACTGGAATGATGCCGAAATGCTGGAAGTCGGTAACGGAGGTATGACACATGACGAAAACATCACCCATTTTTCCATGTGGTGCATGTTGGCAACTCCCTTGATGGCAGGTAATGATTTACGTAAAATGGATACCGAAACCCGTGAAATATTAACGAACAAAGAAGCTATTGCCGTTAACCAGGATTCGTTAGGGCAGCAGGCACGTCGTTTTATGGATATGGGAGAGAAAGAGATTTGGGCTAAACCGCTGGCTAACGGTGAATTGGCTGTTTGTTTTCTGAATCGTACCGAACAAGTCTGGAAACTGGATCATGACTGGAAACGGCAGACGATCTATTTTGCAAATGACGTGAATATACATAAACAGGAATATGTTGTACGTGATCTATGGCAACATAAAGATCTGGGAACGACTAAAGAACATACAAAATATGATATACCGGGCCATGGAGTATTGATGGTACGGCTTTCTCCAAAGAAATAA
- a CDS encoding DUF6055 domain-containing protein, with amino-acid sequence MGIIKYFKYIPVAAFILLAACSSCSKDGDDTDTGKTGKLPEGKELYRPEDFSGQDWWTNDNDYSYNRMAYTDNLVIYWQKGFGEGLANPPELEGKSMKVDLDNLKEKLETFYTYFRDELQFVKPGSLSEKYRMMVMIMYSLEGTAYGGTYDNKIGAFWAAPNRLQDQKLNAVAHELGHSFQLQIIADGQGEAWGGNGIYEMASQWMLWQVNPDWMKDENYHWVAFKELTHKAFLHVDNIYHSPYVLEYWGVKHGLPVIAEMFRQGLKGEDPVITYKRMHEMTQEQFNDEMMDAYLHLVNLDYDRVYDITRQWANSFAPFKANLKDDGNGWLQVVKEVCPENYGFNAIKLEVPETNQTVTVDFKGLSDATGYNLVHADKAGWRYGFVGVTADGKSVLGTVGRDAEGQVSFTTPTDTKLSYLWLVVMGAPTEHWMNSSTESDAQWPYKIKVSGTNIE; translated from the coding sequence ATGGGAATAATTAAATATTTCAAATACATCCCAGTTGCAGCTTTTATCTTATTAGCAGCCTGTTCATCGTGCAGTAAGGACGGTGATGATACTGATACCGGGAAAACGGGAAAGCTTCCTGAGGGTAAAGAACTCTATCGGCCTGAAGATTTTTCCGGACAAGACTGGTGGACAAATGATAACGACTATTCTTATAACCGGATGGCTTATACCGATAATTTAGTTATCTATTGGCAGAAAGGTTTTGGAGAAGGTCTGGCCAACCCTCCGGAATTGGAAGGAAAGTCAATGAAGGTGGATCTGGATAATTTGAAAGAGAAGTTGGAAACATTCTATACCTATTTTCGTGATGAACTGCAATTCGTGAAGCCGGGTTCCTTAAGTGAAAAATACCGGATGATGGTTATGATCATGTATTCACTGGAAGGAACAGCCTATGGAGGAACTTATGATAACAAAATCGGTGCATTTTGGGCGGCACCGAATCGTTTGCAGGATCAAAAACTGAATGCCGTGGCTCACGAACTTGGTCATAGCTTCCAATTACAGATCATTGCTGACGGACAAGGCGAGGCCTGGGGAGGAAACGGTATTTATGAAATGGCCTCCCAATGGATGCTCTGGCAGGTAAATCCAGATTGGATGAAAGATGAAAACTATCATTGGGTTGCTTTCAAAGAATTGACACACAAAGCATTTCTGCATGTCGATAATATCTATCATTCCCCTTATGTACTGGAATATTGGGGGGTAAAACATGGATTGCCGGTTATCGCAGAAATGTTCCGGCAAGGTTTGAAAGGGGAAGACCCCGTCATTACTTATAAAAGGATGCATGAAATGACCCAGGAACAGTTCAATGACGAAATGATGGATGCCTATTTACATCTGGTAAATCTTGACTACGACCGCGTTTATGATATCACCCGGCAATGGGCCAACTCGTTTGCTCCGTTTAAAGCAAACCTGAAAGATGATGGTAACGGCTGGTTGCAGGTTGTGAAGGAAGTGTGTCCTGAAAATTATGGATTCAATGCCATTAAATTGGAAGTTCCGGAAACGAACCAAACGGTTACAGTCGATTTCAAAGGTTTATCTGATGCAACTGGATATAATCTGGTTCATGCGGATAAAGCCGGATGGCGTTATGGTTTTGTCGGTGTTACGGCGGATGGAAAATCTGTTTTGGGTACTGTTGGGCGTGATGCGGAAGGGCAAGTTTCTTTTACAACTCCAACCGATACAAAACTATCCTATTTGTGGCTCGTTGTAATGGGAGCACCCACAGAACACTGGATGAATTCCTCGACGGAAAGTGATGCCCAATGGCCTTATAAAATAAAGGTTTCGGGTACTAATATCGAATAA
- a CDS encoding RagB/SusD family nutrient uptake outer membrane protein: MKMKKNICSVALLGALLGISSCDVLDVAPTDSFTDEAVWNDLALAETYLNNSYTDIVAENSCGSRFASLTDEVHQMHSYWTEHALDGTLGTDYPYFAIGYDTSKYRMWEFYYSAIKDINYFMEHIDNVPAGTEEYEEWKDQLKGQGYFLRAYFYHMLYSLYGRVVLVTNTHDLDSEFTETRADLDDVANYIVSQCDSAAMLLPALYSSADDLGRATKGAALALKGRTLLYMASPLFGTPSSEKWQKAADANKAVIDLGVYNLKSVSSSDDYADLFLDQNNPEVIFEKLYDTQSKVTETNNSFLHQSPCGTGSGFGGWGTMQPTLEIVDRFQCSDGTEYEIEADNVYPWNNRDIRLKANILVDGDKWGYGADKREVEYFMPGENGVVAGLDSRGGPSYWNATITGFSMRKFLDPNFDTSGTLSNSTPWFVFRLAEVYLNYAECLIELGNNAEALKYINLVRERALQPAATGKDIRAEYEYERQMELLFEGQRWFDLRRWKKLEEVYSHPRYSMTIYKYADGTKRYVRDTEPIRTMTFNGEKNYWMPVMREEHEKAPLIDLLPYE, from the coding sequence ATGAAGATGAAAAAAAATATATGTAGTGTAGCTTTATTAGGTGCACTGTTAGGGATATCTTCTTGTGACGTATTAGACGTTGCACCGACTGATTCATTTACGGATGAAGCAGTATGGAATGATTTGGCGTTAGCTGAGACATATTTGAACAATAGTTATACTGATATCGTAGCTGAAAACTCTTGTGGTAGCCGATTTGCAAGTTTGACAGACGAAGTACATCAAATGCATTCTTACTGGACAGAACATGCACTGGATGGAACATTGGGTACCGATTATCCGTATTTTGCAATCGGTTATGATACAAGTAAGTATCGGATGTGGGAGTTCTATTATTCCGCCATTAAAGATATAAATTATTTCATGGAGCATATTGATAATGTTCCTGCAGGCACAGAAGAATACGAAGAATGGAAAGATCAACTAAAAGGACAGGGATATTTCCTCCGTGCCTATTTCTATCACATGTTGTATAGTTTGTATGGGCGTGTAGTTTTGGTAACCAACACACATGACCTGGATTCTGAATTTACTGAAACACGTGCTGATTTGGATGATGTGGCTAACTATATTGTTTCACAGTGTGATAGTGCGGCTATGTTATTGCCCGCACTTTATAGTTCTGCAGACGATTTAGGACGTGCAACTAAAGGGGCGGCATTGGCATTGAAAGGGCGTACTTTGTTATATATGGCAAGTCCGTTGTTTGGAACTCCTTCTTCTGAAAAGTGGCAGAAGGCCGCTGATGCCAATAAAGCAGTGATTGATCTGGGTGTATACAACTTGAAATCAGTTTCCAGTTCAGATGATTATGCTGATTTATTTCTGGACCAGAATAATCCGGAAGTGATTTTTGAAAAATTGTATGATACACAATCAAAAGTTACTGAAACTAATAATTCGTTTCTTCACCAGTCTCCTTGTGGTACCGGTAGTGGTTTTGGCGGTTGGGGAACAATGCAGCCGACGCTGGAAATAGTCGATCGTTTTCAGTGCTCTGATGGTACAGAATATGAAATCGAAGCTGATAATGTATATCCGTGGAATAATCGGGATATTCGTTTGAAAGCTAATATTCTGGTCGATGGAGATAAGTGGGGATATGGTGCTGACAAGCGTGAAGTTGAATATTTTATGCCTGGTGAAAACGGTGTTGTTGCTGGTTTGGATAGCCGTGGAGGGCCTTCTTACTGGAATGCCACAATAACAGGCTTTAGTATGCGTAAATTTTTGGACCCTAATTTTGATACAAGTGGTACTTTATCGAATTCAACTCCCTGGTTTGTCTTTCGCTTAGCAGAGGTCTATCTAAATTATGCTGAATGTTTAATTGAACTGGGTAATAATGCAGAGGCTTTAAAGTATATCAATTTAGTACGTGAACGTGCTTTACAACCTGCTGCAACAGGTAAGGATATACGTGCTGAATATGAGTATGAACGTCAAATGGAGTTACTTTTTGAAGGACAACGTTGGTTTGATCTGCGTCGTTGGAAAAAACTGGAGGAAGTGTATTCACATCCCCGATACAGTATGACAATTTATAAATATGCAGATGGAACAAAGCGATATGTAAGAGATACTGAACCGATCCGTACAATGACTTTCAATGGTGAGAAAAATTATTGGATGCCGGTTATGCGTGAAGAACATGAAAAGGCTCCACTGATTGACTTACTTCCATACGAATAA
- a CDS encoding SusC/RagA family TonB-linked outer membrane protein: MKKVKENKLENLYPLFPVESSSCFNKNKAKLVVMGLLGLSPVFFVAHATASDVSHQMNNGIQVVENLQQEKKVTGTVNDQQGISVPGAAVQVKGTTIGTVTDIDGNFELEVPSGAVLVISYIGMQSQEIVVGNKTVFNIVLTENNIGLDEVVVVGYGTQKKATLTGSISSVGGDELKKIAAVNLSNTLAGKTAGVIANTRSGEPGEDGATIQIRGQGTFGSTSPLIVVDGIADRSFSRLNAEDIESISILKDASAAIYGARAANGVILVTTKRGKEGKTTLSYSGRVGFSQPTRVPEMLNSYQYMTYINEYQTGHGLETTFKENQINWAQNGENPYQYPSTNWWDTVSKNWATQTEHSVSVNGGNDKISFYTSAQYMWQDAIYKNAAQDYGQYQLTSNIDAKVGKYIKVGLDIQGRQEKRTRGVFSTNYLFDFLMKCKPIYGAYSPDGQYPLVGMEYASTNPAVMVTKDPGETKYTYNYLNVKPTIRVDMDFITKGLYFEGYAAMDFTFRNGKTLNHPYDVYKYVSSGQEQAGIWGEYENQRDQTGAISVNQWSDNSTRITLNARLGYSHTFNEDHKVDAFVAYEQSKYDFSSLGAYRTNFLSTEIPEINAGSDDPEDQSNSGYSTKTARQNIFGRINYGYKDKYLAEVTLRYDGSMNFAPGHRWGLFPGFSAGWVMSEESFWENLKPTINFFKLKGSWGKMGNDDITAFQYLSQYLFNESSIQFGSQNKGMYLSRTANPLVTWETARTTNVGFSSQFLNGKFSLDVDYFISKRSDILITRNASIPLYSGLKLPSENIGKMNNKGIEFIASYQDRNDEISWGVTGNFTFAKNKVVYSDEATNKVDWRRVTGHAYGGLELYNAIGIYQTQEQIDNSPHLAGTQVGDLQYEDLNGDKQITADDMKYYDNYSAIPKIIYGFTLNGGWKGLDLNVFFQGQAMAHQLITPTMNMLTDFYEGRWIATNSAEENAAARWPRACINDSGYMDDVNGVSSTWWLRNSAFLRLKSVEIGYTLPKHLLQTIGIERARVYLNANNLFTLDHIKVSDPEAASYYNDDGYLVSSGGILGYPLQRTINFGVNVTF; the protein is encoded by the coding sequence ATGAAAAAAGTAAAAGAAAACAAATTGGAAAATTTGTATCCTTTGTTTCCTGTAGAAAGCTCGAGCTGCTTTAACAAGAACAAAGCGAAGCTGGTGGTAATGGGATTGCTTGGCCTATCACCGGTATTTTTTGTAGCGCACGCTACCGCATCTGATGTGTCACATCAGATGAATAATGGTATACAAGTTGTGGAAAACTTGCAACAAGAAAAGAAAGTAACCGGTACAGTAAACGATCAGCAAGGTATTTCGGTGCCGGGTGCCGCTGTACAGGTTAAGGGCACAACGATCGGTACAGTGACCGATATAGATGGTAATTTTGAACTGGAGGTGCCATCAGGGGCAGTTTTGGTAATCTCTTATATAGGTATGCAATCTCAGGAAATAGTGGTTGGTAACAAGACTGTATTTAATATAGTTTTGACGGAAAATAATATCGGATTGGATGAAGTAGTCGTAGTTGGTTACGGTACACAAAAAAAAGCTACTTTGACCGGATCTATCTCTTCTGTAGGAGGTGATGAACTGAAAAAAATAGCAGCAGTCAACTTGAGTAATACATTAGCCGGTAAGACAGCCGGTGTAATTGCTAATACACGCTCGGGTGAACCCGGTGAAGATGGGGCTACGATACAGATTCGTGGTCAAGGTACGTTTGGTAGTACCAGTCCGTTAATTGTTGTGGATGGTATTGCTGACCGTAGTTTTAGCCGTTTGAATGCGGAAGATATTGAATCTATCTCTATTTTAAAGGACGCTTCTGCTGCCATCTATGGTGCACGTGCTGCTAATGGCGTTATTTTGGTGACAACAAAACGTGGTAAGGAAGGAAAGACAACTTTATCTTATAGTGGCCGTGTTGGTTTCTCACAACCTACGCGAGTTCCGGAAATGCTGAACTCATATCAGTATATGACTTATATTAATGAATACCAGACGGGACATGGATTAGAAACCACTTTTAAAGAAAATCAAATAAATTGGGCACAGAACGGTGAGAATCCTTATCAATATCCGAGTACAAACTGGTGGGATACGGTATCTAAAAATTGGGCAACACAAACAGAACACAGTGTATCGGTAAACGGAGGTAATGATAAGATTTCATTTTATACCTCTGCACAGTATATGTGGCAAGATGCTATTTATAAGAATGCAGCTCAGGATTATGGTCAATATCAGTTAACTTCTAATATTGATGCAAAGGTTGGTAAATATATTAAGGTCGGTTTGGATATCCAGGGACGTCAGGAAAAACGTACACGTGGTGTGTTCTCGACAAACTATTTATTTGACTTTTTGATGAAGTGTAAACCGATTTACGGAGCTTATTCTCCTGATGGTCAATATCCGTTGGTCGGTATGGAATATGCATCAACAAATCCGGCGGTAATGGTAACAAAAGATCCGGGTGAAACAAAATATACATACAATTATTTGAATGTGAAACCGACTATACGTGTTGATATGGATTTCATTACGAAAGGATTGTATTTTGAAGGATATGCAGCTATGGACTTTACGTTCCGTAATGGGAAAACACTTAATCATCCCTATGACGTATATAAATACGTATCTTCGGGACAAGAACAGGCCGGTATATGGGGAGAATATGAGAATCAGCGCGATCAAACTGGTGCAATTAGCGTCAATCAATGGTCTGACAATTCTACCCGTATAACATTGAATGCCCGTTTAGGATATAGCCATACATTCAATGAGGATCATAAAGTGGATGCTTTTGTCGCTTATGAACAAAGTAAATATGATTTTAGCAGTTTAGGAGCTTACCGTACAAATTTTCTTTCAACAGAGATTCCGGAAATCAATGCAGGTAGTGATGACCCGGAAGATCAGTCTAATAGCGGTTATTCCACAAAGACGGCCCGTCAGAATATTTTTGGACGTATTAATTATGGATACAAAGATAAATACCTGGCAGAAGTGACGCTGCGTTACGACGGATCTATGAATTTTGCGCCCGGCCATCGCTGGGGATTATTCCCTGGCTTCTCTGCAGGTTGGGTAATGTCTGAGGAATCATTTTGGGAAAATTTGAAACCGACAATCAATTTTTTCAAATTAAAAGGTTCTTGGGGAAAAATGGGTAATGATGATATCACAGCTTTCCAATATTTATCCCAGTATTTATTCAATGAAAGCAGCATACAGTTCGGCTCACAAAATAAAGGTATGTATCTGTCCCGTACTGCTAATCCATTGGTCACCTGGGAAACGGCTCGTACTACAAACGTAGGTTTCTCTTCTCAATTTTTGAATGGAAAGTTTAGTTTGGATGTAGATTATTTTATTTCAAAACGTAGTGATATTTTGATTACTCGTAATGCATCCATTCCTTTATATTCAGGATTAAAACTACCATCTGAAAATATTGGAAAGATGAATAATAAGGGTATTGAGTTCATTGCTTCTTATCAGGATCGGAATGATGAAATATCCTGGGGAGTGACTGGGAACTTTACGTTCGCAAAGAATAAGGTGGTTTATTCCGATGAAGCAACGAATAAAGTCGATTGGAGAAGAGTGACTGGTCATGCTTATGGTGGGTTGGAACTTTATAATGCAATAGGTATTTACCAAACTCAGGAACAGATTGATAATTCACCACATTTGGCTGGAACTCAGGTTGGAGATTTACAGTATGAAGACCTGAATGGAGATAAACAAATTACAGCAGATGACATGAAATATTATGACAATTATTCTGCTATTCCTAAGATTATTTATGGCTTCACTTTAAACGGAGGTTGGAAAGGATTGGATTTAAATGTATTCTTCCAGGGACAGGCTATGGCTCATCAATTGATTACACCGACTATGAATATGTTGACAGATTTTTATGAAGGGCGTTGGATTGCAACAAACAGTGCTGAAGAAAACGCAGCAGCTCGTTGGCCGCGTGCTTGTATCAATGACTCTGGTTATATGGATGATGTTAATGGAGTCTCTTCTACTTGGTGGTTAAGAAATTCCGCATTTCTTCGTTTGAAATCAGTTGAAATAGGATATACACTACCTAAGCATCTTTTGCAGACTATCGGTATTGAACGTGCCCGTGTTTATTTAAATGCCAATAATCTATTTACATTAGATCATATTAAGGTTTCTGACCCGGAAGCGGCAAGTTATTACAATGACGATGGTTATCTGGTTTCTTCCGGTGGTATTTTGGGATATCCGTTACAACGGACAATCAATTTTGGAGTGAATGTAACCTTTTAA